A stretch of the Aminipila terrae genome encodes the following:
- a CDS encoding sugar 3,4-ketoisomerase, which yields MVCNCKVINFSKMGSDMGFLVPVEAEKDIPFKIKRIYYISDVPNDVTRGFHSHRYLEQVLICVSGSVKILVNTPFEEEVVELNQSDKGLYIGHMVWREMFEFSEDAVLLVLASEYYSEDDYIRDYNDYKNEAVKYFER from the coding sequence ATGGTTTGTAATTGTAAAGTTATAAATTTTTCAAAGATGGGTAGTGATATGGGATTTCTAGTTCCCGTTGAAGCTGAAAAGGATATACCGTTTAAAATCAAAAGAATATACTATATTTCTGATGTTCCTAATGATGTTACCAGAGGATTTCATTCACATAGATATTTAGAACAGGTGCTTATATGTGTAAGTGGAAGTGTGAAAATACTGGTTAACACACCGTTTGAAGAAGAAGTTGTAGAATTAAACCAATCTGATAAAGGATTGTATATAGGGCATATGGTATGGAGAGAAATGTTTGAGTTCTCTGAAGATGCAGTTTTATTAGTACTTGCTTCTGAATACTACTCTGAAGATGATTATATAAGAGACTATAATGATTATAAAAACGAAGCGGTGAAATATTTTGAAAGATAA
- a CDS encoding acyltransferase — MNLIKLDRVLYQMLAKSVDYMPMRLCKLIADSYSDARIRKAYLKRLGVQMGEGTFSNFGLRVVPNDNPICVDIGKNVSLAPNIVFVCNSSANNGVEINKLKYVANKLTYSGNIKVEDEVWIGANVTVLPGINIGKCSVIGAGSVVINDVESYCVYAGVPAKKIRNLLSEEGDYNGL; from the coding sequence GTGAATTTAATTAAGCTGGATCGAGTGTTATATCAAATGTTGGCCAAATCTGTGGATTACATGCCAATGCGATTATGTAAGCTTATTGCAGATTCATATTCAGATGCGAGAATTCGGAAGGCGTATCTAAAAAGGCTGGGAGTACAAATGGGAGAAGGCACCTTTTCAAATTTTGGGTTAAGAGTGGTTCCAAACGACAATCCCATTTGTGTGGATATAGGTAAAAATGTATCTTTAGCGCCAAACATAGTATTTGTATGTAATTCTTCTGCCAATAATGGAGTTGAAATTAATAAACTAAAGTATGTTGCCAACAAGTTAACTTACTCAGGGAATATAAAGGTGGAAGATGAAGTGTGGATTGGGGCAAATGTAACTGTGCTGCCTGGAATTAATATAGGGAAATGTTCAGTTATAGGAGCGGGAAGTGTCGTAATTAATGATGTGGAGTCATATTGTGTATATGCAGGAGTACCAGCCAAGAAAATTAGAAACCTGTTAAGTGAAGAAGGAGATTATAATGGTTTGTAA
- a CDS encoding GNAT family N-acetyltransferase translates to MFEVIQYREELKKKWDEFIDEEAMNGTFLQSKNFLDYHPKERFRDNSLVIDDGSGNTYCAIPGCVVYDNGQKVFISHKGSTYGGFIINRRYYQAHYVQDMINLFEGYLKQNNFDQVILKITPDIFCKTPPALLEYLLKYNGYDNYEELSAYVDLTSLEGDFLYSFNANKRKLVRRMVESEFCFRELEKDDEIEAFHEILCKNLSKHNAAPIHSVTELLDFKNKRLCNNVKFFGVFYGEMMLAAGMMFQFPELGVAHAQNLSTDPFQNYGRLDPITFLYYGVIKYYRDKGYKKLSWGISTNENGNVLNWGLIKNKESYGSIYSLNKTFYKRL, encoded by the coding sequence GTGTTTGAAGTTATTCAGTATAGAGAGGAATTAAAGAAAAAGTGGGATGAATTTATTGATGAAGAGGCTATGAATGGTACATTTCTTCAAAGTAAAAATTTTTTGGATTATCATCCTAAAGAAAGGTTTAGAGATAATTCCCTAGTTATAGACGATGGTTCAGGAAACACTTATTGTGCTATTCCTGGGTGTGTAGTATATGATAATGGCCAAAAGGTTTTCATATCACATAAAGGAAGTACATACGGAGGGTTTATCATAAACCGTAGATACTATCAAGCACATTATGTGCAGGACATGATTAATTTATTTGAAGGATACTTGAAACAAAACAACTTTGATCAGGTAATATTGAAGATTACACCTGATATTTTTTGCAAAACTCCACCTGCCCTCTTAGAATATCTTTTAAAATATAATGGATATGATAATTATGAAGAGCTAAGCGCATATGTAGATTTGACCAGCTTAGAGGGGGACTTTCTGTATTCTTTTAATGCGAATAAACGCAAATTGGTCAGAAGAATGGTTGAATCAGAGTTCTGCTTTAGGGAATTGGAAAAGGATGATGAGATAGAAGCATTCCATGAAATCCTTTGTAAGAATTTGTCCAAACATAATGCTGCCCCAATACATTCTGTTACTGAATTGTTGGATTTTAAAAACAAAAGGCTCTGTAATAATGTTAAGTTCTTTGGAGTTTTTTATGGTGAAATGATGCTGGCAGCAGGTATGATGTTTCAGTTTCCAGAGTTAGGAGTCGCACATGCTCAGAATTTGTCGACAGACCCATTCCAAAACTATGGACGTTTAGACCCTATTACTTTTTTGTATTATGGAGTAATTAAATATTATAGGGATAAAGGCTATAAAAAACTTTCCTGGGGAATTTCAACCAATGAAAATGGAAACGTTCTTAACTGGGGACTAATTAAAAATAAAGAAAGCTATGGCAGTATTTATTCCCTAAATAAAACCTTTTATAAAAGATTGTAG
- a CDS encoding glycosyltransferase, with product MHNKPLFTVGIVAYKNYRFIKEAIESVFIQDYDNIELIVSNDGSDDFREDELLSYFEQHRYNHPNIKYIKINNNERNLGTCKHLNKVKSMANGDYIMFMAADDAFYDKYSISNIVKGFFDCNEPLALCGRCGMYDNELCEFTEVVPRHEVVHRLQNMEPTQMYHTLVADMYIPTAATTYNMKAFKVLGDFDENIFLVEDWAFFLKMTRLGYKPGYIDVEVSKHRGGGGCHGNESGIEQFNKNFFKDEIAIMEIEIMPYLSTMEKSLSHQLKTRYDFLKALWIQKYEWQQMSRADKFQFMVKKSPKLLREGLNRLRHKLVDVFLTKFSDKNFILTIIFLFLVAKFFNLAEFISYDLNYYICYFAALFCTAAVGLFLTGICIRTLYFIYIPVKNGLKKILKR from the coding sequence ATGCATAATAAACCATTATTTACAGTAGGCATTGTGGCTTATAAGAATTATAGATTTATAAAAGAAGCCATAGAATCGGTGTTTATACAAGATTATGATAACATCGAATTAATTGTATCTAATGACGGATCTGATGATTTCCGTGAAGATGAATTACTAAGTTATTTTGAACAGCATAGGTACAACCATCCTAATATCAAATACATAAAAATCAACAATAATGAGAGAAACTTAGGTACTTGCAAACATTTGAACAAAGTAAAATCTATGGCAAACGGAGATTATATAATGTTTATGGCTGCGGATGATGCTTTTTATGATAAATACTCAATCTCTAATATTGTTAAAGGTTTTTTTGATTGTAATGAACCCTTGGCATTGTGTGGAAGATGCGGAATGTATGACAATGAACTTTGTGAATTCACTGAAGTAGTGCCAAGGCATGAAGTGGTCCACAGGTTGCAAAATATGGAACCTACCCAAATGTACCACACGCTTGTGGCGGATATGTATATACCAACAGCTGCTACAACCTATAACATGAAAGCCTTTAAGGTTTTAGGAGACTTTGATGAAAATATATTTTTAGTTGAGGATTGGGCATTTTTCCTTAAAATGACTAGACTCGGATATAAACCGGGCTATATAGATGTTGAAGTATCCAAACATAGAGGGGGAGGTGGTTGCCATGGCAACGAATCTGGTATTGAACAGTTTAATAAAAACTTTTTTAAAGATGAAATAGCCATTATGGAAATAGAAATTATGCCATATTTGAGTACAATGGAAAAAAGTTTGTCGCATCAGCTAAAAACAAGATATGACTTTTTAAAGGCTTTATGGATACAAAAATATGAGTGGCAGCAAATGAGCAGAGCAGATAAATTTCAGTTTATGGTGAAAAAATCGCCTAAGCTGTTGAGAGAAGGATTAAATAGACTCAGGCACAAGTTGGTAGATGTTTTCTTAACAAAATTTAGTGATAAAAATTTTATTCTAACCATTATATTTTTGTTTTTAGTAGCTAAATTTTTTAATTTAGCTGAGTTTATTAGTTATGATTTAAACTATTATATCTGCTATTTTGCCGCACTATTTTGCACAGCAGCTGTAGGATTGTTTTTAACAGGTATATGTATACGTACGCTATATTTTATCTATATTCCTGTAAAAAACGGACTAAAAAAGATTCTTAAGAGGTGA
- a CDS encoding glycosyltransferase has protein sequence MFAENMKSGQNNTVPSNNCPLVSVAVLTYNNQINIYRTLDSVFFQDYPNIELIISDDASRDFDEQNIIKYIEKKSQGNVRNVTINVNKTNLGTVAHANRVARLCNGEYIKFLACGDAFYERASLSRLQQFAESRTENVVVSISLVCSEELSKEYYLFPNARRVRIIKNKAPDELYTVLVFSNIISSVGMLLRKQFFDTNGFDEQYRYLEDFPLWLSLSRNGVKIPILDSITVKYGIGGNSSRFGTAFESQLLREDMILCYEKEIIPYLNRLSLINREFVNYQYIKLKSYENMDKYSKLLFRGRYLFFDLYVQLKKKIKKSIVRKRDA, from the coding sequence TTGTTTGCAGAGAATATGAAGAGTGGTCAAAACAACACAGTGCCTTCGAATAATTGCCCTTTAGTTTCCGTTGCTGTACTGACATACAATAATCAGATAAACATTTACAGAACATTGGATTCGGTATTTTTTCAAGATTACCCTAATATTGAACTGATTATTTCCGATGATGCCTCCAGGGACTTTGACGAGCAGAACATTATTAAATATATAGAAAAAAAAAGCCAGGGCAATGTACGGAATGTTACTATAAATGTGAACAAAACCAATTTAGGAACAGTAGCACATGCAAATAGAGTAGCTAGGCTTTGCAACGGTGAATATATAAAATTCCTAGCCTGTGGAGATGCGTTTTATGAGAGAGCATCGTTAAGTCGATTACAACAGTTTGCAGAATCAAGGACAGAAAATGTCGTTGTGTCAATTTCACTAGTATGCTCTGAAGAGTTATCAAAAGAGTATTATTTATTTCCTAATGCTAGAAGAGTGAGAATTATAAAAAATAAAGCACCAGATGAATTATATACTGTATTAGTTTTTTCTAATATAATCAGCTCAGTAGGTATGTTACTTAGAAAGCAATTCTTTGATACGAATGGATTTGATGAACAATATAGATATTTAGAAGATTTTCCATTATGGCTAAGCCTTTCGAGAAATGGTGTAAAAATTCCTATTTTAGATAGCATAACAGTAAAATATGGAATAGGCGGGAATAGCTCAAGGTTTGGGACAGCATTTGAATCCCAGCTATTAAGGGAGGACATGATTTTATGCTATGAAAAAGAGATTATTCCTTATTTGAATAGACTCAGTTTAATAAATAGGGAATTTGTAAATTACCAGTATATTAAGTTAAAGAGTTACGAAAATATGGACAAATACAGCAAGTTGTTGTTTAGAGGTAGATATTTGTTTTTCGATTTATATGTTCAATTAAAAAAGAAGATAAAAAAGAGTATTGTGAGGAAGAGAGATGCATAA
- a CDS encoding ABC transporter ATP-binding protein → MENTIVSIKNVSMKFNLASEKTDSFKEYLVKRIKGKLNYNEFYAINDVSLNVKKGESLGILGANGSGKSTLLKCISGIYSPTCGKIEVNGTIAPLIELGAGFDPELTARENIFLNGAVMGYSKNFMQQKYEEIVEFSELEKFIDVPIKNFHQEWAPDWGFLLQHL, encoded by the coding sequence ATGGAAAATACAATTGTTAGTATCAAAAATGTTTCGATGAAATTTAATCTGGCATCTGAGAAAACAGATAGTTTCAAAGAATATTTGGTGAAGAGGATAAAAGGGAAATTAAATTATAATGAGTTCTATGCAATAAATGATGTTTCTTTAAATGTAAAAAAGGGTGAATCCTTGGGAATATTAGGAGCCAATGGCTCAGGTAAGTCTACACTTTTAAAGTGTATAAGTGGTATTTACTCGCCTACGTGTGGTAAGATTGAAGTGAATGGGACAATAGCACCATTAATAGAACTGGGAGCAGGCTTTGATCCTGAATTGACAGCAAGGGAGAATATTTTTCTAAATGGTGCCGTAATGGGATACTCAAAGAATTTTATGCAGCAAAAATATGAAGAAATAGTAGAATTTTCAGAATTAGAAAAATTTATTGATGTTCCTATTAAAAATTTTCATCAGGAATGGGCGCCAGACTGGGGTTTTCTATTGCAACACTTGTAA
- a CDS encoding ABC transporter permease, producing MLFKVVYKYRWLLQQLVARDLNVKYKRSYLGYLWSLLNPLLMMIVVSIIFSYIFRFDIDNFPIYLLCGQIPFNFFAESTGMAMQSITQSAGLINKVSLPKLIIPLSKVLSSFVNLLLALVAILIVIIATHTKIYWTILLFPIPIIYLFFICLGVGLFMSVLGTYFKDMFYLYSIFTQILMYFTPIFYPINAVPEQVQFFIKFNPMYHIANYFRDVVLYGNIPSLRDNVVCMAFAILAMGIGMYTFKKGEKDFLLYI from the coding sequence ATGCTTTTTAAGGTAGTTTATAAATATAGGTGGCTTTTGCAACAGCTGGTTGCCAGGGACTTAAATGTAAAGTATAAGAGGTCTTATCTGGGATATCTTTGGAGTCTGTTAAATCCATTATTAATGATGATTGTTGTTTCGATAATTTTTTCATATATATTTAGATTTGATATAGATAATTTCCCTATCTATCTGCTATGTGGGCAGATTCCGTTTAATTTTTTTGCCGAATCAACAGGGATGGCTATGCAGTCTATAACGCAAAGTGCGGGATTAATAAATAAGGTTAGCTTACCAAAACTGATTATACCATTGTCTAAAGTTTTATCTAGTTTTGTCAATTTATTATTAGCTTTAGTTGCAATATTAATAGTAATCATAGCAACTCATACTAAAATATATTGGACGATACTGTTATTTCCTATACCAATAATATACTTGTTTTTTATTTGTTTAGGAGTTGGATTGTTTATGTCTGTCCTAGGGACATATTTCAAGGATATGTTTTATTTATATTCAATATTTACTCAGATATTGATGTATTTTACCCCTATCTTTTATCCGATAAATGCGGTTCCAGAACAGGTACAATTTTTTATAAAATTTAATCCGATGTATCATATAGCTAATTATTTTAGGGATGTTGTATTGTATGGAAACATCCCATCTTTGCGTGACAATGTAGTATGCATGGCATTTGCAATATTAGCTATGGGAATAGGAATGTATACGTTTAAAAAAGGAGAAAAAGACTTTTTATTATATATATAA
- the rfbB gene encoding dTDP-glucose 4,6-dehydratase has protein sequence MMKILITGGAGFIGGNFVHYMMNKHKGYKILCVDALTYAGNMETLAPVKDSPNFTFIKADIADRTAIYKIFDEEKPDIVVNFAAESHVDRSIEDPEIFLRTNIMGTQIMLDACRKYGIKRYHQVSTDEVYGDLPLDRTDLFFTEETPIHTSSPYSASKASADLLVQAYYRTYKLPITISRCSNNYGPYHFPEKLIPLMIANALNGKSLPVYGKGQNVRDWLYVEDHCRAIDMIIQDGTIGEIYNIGGHNERTNLQVVKTIIKELGASEDLITYVKDRAGHDLRYAIDPTKIRNELGWLPTTTFDEGIKKTIKWYQNNKKWWENILSGEYKDYYKKMYGEK, from the coding sequence ATGATGAAGATACTAATAACCGGAGGAGCTGGATTTATAGGCGGCAATTTTGTGCACTATATGATGAATAAACATAAAGGATATAAAATTCTTTGCGTAGATGCACTTACTTATGCAGGAAATATGGAGACACTTGCTCCAGTTAAGGATAGTCCAAATTTTACATTTATAAAAGCTGATATTGCGGATAGAACTGCCATATATAAGATCTTTGATGAAGAGAAACCTGACATTGTAGTAAATTTTGCCGCAGAAAGCCATGTAGACAGGTCGATAGAAGATCCTGAAATATTTTTAAGAACTAATATAATGGGCACCCAGATAATGCTTGATGCTTGCAGAAAATATGGAATCAAGCGATATCATCAAGTATCAACGGATGAAGTATATGGAGATTTGCCTCTTGACAGGACAGATCTTTTCTTCACAGAAGAAACACCAATCCATACATCAAGCCCATATAGTGCGTCTAAGGCTAGTGCAGATCTTTTAGTGCAGGCGTACTATAGAACTTACAAACTACCAATAACCATTTCAAGATGTTCAAATAATTATGGACCGTATCATTTCCCAGAGAAATTGATTCCGCTTATGATAGCAAACGCATTGAATGGTAAATCACTTCCCGTCTATGGAAAAGGGCAAAATGTGAGAGACTGGCTCTACGTGGAAGATCATTGCAGAGCTATTGACATGATTATTCAAGATGGAACGATTGGTGAAATTTATAACATAGGAGGACATAATGAAAGGACAAACCTTCAAGTGGTAAAGACTATCATCAAAGAACTTGGTGCCAGTGAAGATTTAATTACTTATGTAAAAGACAGAGCTGGTCATGATTTACGTTATGCTATTGATCCGACAAAAATACGAAATGAGCTTGGATGGCTGCCTACTACAACCTTCGATGAAGGAATAAAGAAAACCATTAAGTGGTACCAAAATAATAAAAAATGGTGGGAAAACATCTTAAGTGGTGAGTATAAGGACTACTATAAAAAGATGTATGGTGAGAAATAA
- the rfaD gene encoding ADP-glyceromanno-heptose 6-epimerase: MAIVVTGGAGFIGSCVIRELNNNGIEEIYVVDNIGNTEKWINLRNKKYCEYIHKDLFLDMLEQFSGKITHIIHMGACSSTTEKNFDYLYNNNLNFTKALWNFATKEQISFIYASSAATYGDGSMGFDDHMDIKSLMPLNGYGYSKQLFDLWAEKQMNTPKQYVGLKFFNVYGPNEYCKNSMASVVFHAFNKINENGEMGLFKSYNSKYKDGEQTRDFIYVKDICNVVSFMMNNEKVSGLFNLGTGQARTFYDLVTATFQAMGKDKKIEFIDMPEVLRAKYQYFTEAKMDKLRAAGYNKPFYSLENGIRDYVQNFLQEDYKIY, from the coding sequence ATGGCGATAGTTGTAACTGGAGGGGCAGGATTTATAGGAAGCTGCGTAATAAGAGAATTAAACAATAATGGTATTGAAGAAATATACGTTGTTGACAATATTGGGAATACTGAAAAATGGATAAATTTAAGGAATAAAAAGTATTGTGAGTATATACATAAGGATTTATTTCTAGATATGCTGGAACAATTCTCTGGGAAAATAACTCATATTATTCATATGGGGGCTTGTTCGTCAACAACAGAGAAAAATTTTGATTATTTATATAATAATAATCTCAATTTTACAAAAGCCTTATGGAATTTTGCCACAAAAGAGCAAATTAGTTTTATCTATGCAAGCAGTGCTGCTACTTACGGGGATGGAAGTATGGGGTTTGATGACCACATGGATATAAAAAGCTTAATGCCACTAAATGGATATGGATATTCAAAGCAACTATTTGATTTATGGGCAGAGAAGCAGATGAACACACCAAAGCAATATGTTGGTTTAAAATTTTTTAATGTATATGGGCCAAATGAGTATTGTAAGAACAGCATGGCTAGTGTTGTTTTTCATGCCTTTAATAAAATTAATGAGAATGGAGAAATGGGATTATTTAAATCCTACAATTCAAAATATAAAGATGGTGAGCAAACCAGAGATTTTATTTATGTAAAGGATATTTGTAACGTGGTAAGTTTCATGATGAATAATGAAAAGGTTAGTGGGCTTTTTAACCTGGGAACAGGTCAGGCAAGGACTTTCTATGATTTGGTTACAGCTACTTTTCAGGCTATGGGAAAAGATAAAAAAATTGAATTTATTGATATGCCGGAAGTGCTGAGAGCTAAATATCAATATTTTACAGAAGCTAAAATGGACAAACTAAGGGCCGCAGGCTATAATAAACCATTTTATTCTCTTGAAAATGGAATTAGAGATTATGTACAGAACTTTTTACAAGAAGATTACAAAATTTATTAA
- the rfaE2 gene encoding D-glycero-beta-D-manno-heptose 1-phosphate adenylyltransferase: MMQLVKKSKEVLALVLGDYMLDEYIMGDVKRISPEAPVPVVEVKKKEVRLGGAGNVVNNLFALGAKSRVLGCTGRDDLSKILISELESINADVLYLGQIEGYSTILKTRVVSKNQQFLRYDQEQLKDTSIQYIYFIQKKLEEVFEGVDVIIISDYGKGSASEELCQIIITKAKSLNLPIVIDPKGADYTKYRGATICTPNLSELSAASNQVIQNDNEELVNKCGQNICKEQKFNYLLVTRSEKGMSLINEERKLDFPAMAKEVIDVTGAGDTVVSVIALGMAVGMELSECCKLANCAASIVISKFGAATATLNEVLGSQLVDSGEKVISAEKIGLLTEYLKEQGKKIVFTNGCFDLVHAGHVSSFEQAKEFGDILIVGLNGDASIKRIKGEKRPIVEERYRAKLVSSISLVDYVVIFKEDTPENLIETIKPDILVKGKDWEGKNVAGQNFVQSYGGIVQFIDLEQGLSTTNIIERICKTYEIC; encoded by the coding sequence ATGATGCAATTAGTAAAAAAATCAAAAGAAGTTTTAGCTTTAGTGCTAGGGGATTATATGTTAGATGAATATATTATGGGTGATGTAAAAAGAATTTCACCGGAAGCGCCTGTCCCTGTAGTTGAAGTTAAGAAAAAAGAGGTGCGCCTTGGTGGAGCAGGTAATGTTGTAAATAATCTATTCGCATTAGGAGCAAAATCCAGAGTGCTAGGCTGTACAGGAAGAGATGATTTAAGCAAAATATTAATTAGTGAACTGGAATCAATCAATGCAGATGTTTTGTATTTGGGACAGATAGAGGGCTATAGTACTATATTAAAAACAAGAGTAGTATCCAAAAATCAGCAATTTCTTAGATATGATCAAGAGCAACTTAAAGATACTTCTATTCAATATATTTATTTCATTCAAAAAAAACTGGAGGAAGTTTTTGAAGGCGTTGATGTGATTATTATTTCTGATTATGGAAAGGGTTCAGCTTCTGAAGAATTGTGTCAAATAATAATTACAAAAGCCAAGAGCCTTAATCTTCCTATAGTAATAGACCCTAAAGGAGCGGATTATACCAAATACAGGGGAGCCACCATATGTACCCCCAATTTATCAGAATTAAGTGCTGCATCTAATCAAGTAATACAGAATGATAATGAAGAACTGGTTAATAAATGCGGACAAAATATCTGTAAAGAACAAAAGTTTAATTATTTGTTAGTAACAAGATCTGAAAAAGGCATGTCTTTAATAAATGAAGAAAGAAAGCTGGATTTCCCTGCAATGGCTAAAGAAGTTATTGATGTGACTGGTGCTGGAGACACCGTAGTATCTGTCATTGCATTAGGAATGGCAGTAGGCATGGAATTATCAGAATGCTGTAAGCTGGCCAACTGTGCTGCGTCTATAGTTATCTCTAAGTTTGGAGCAGCAACAGCAACCTTAAATGAAGTTTTAGGAAGTCAGTTGGTTGATTCAGGTGAAAAGGTAATTTCTGCTGAAAAAATCGGACTATTAACAGAATATTTAAAAGAACAAGGCAAAAAAATTGTATTTACTAATGGATGTTTTGACCTAGTCCATGCCGGTCATGTTTCTTCATTCGAGCAAGCAAAGGAGTTTGGAGATATCCTTATTGTGGGATTAAATGGAGATGCGTCTATTAAGAGAATTAAAGGTGAGAAACGTCCTATTGTTGAAGAACGATACAGGGCTAAACTAGTTAGTTCTATATCGTTAGTTGATTATGTAGTAATATTTAAAGAAGATACACCTGAAAATTTGATAGAAACCATTAAACCAGATATATTGGTGAAGGGGAAAGATTGGGAAGGGAAAAATGTAGCAGGCCAAAACTTTGTTCAATCATATGGAGGTATAGTACAATTTATTGATTTAGAACAAGGTCTGTCTACTACAAATATTATAGAGAGAATATGCAAGACATATGAAATATGTTAA
- a CDS encoding D-sedoheptulose-7-phosphate isomerase has protein sequence MKNKKRTQLDIFNELLNRYSSLECCKQEIWSAYELITYTYKTGGKVLVAGNGGSAADSEHIVGEMMKSFLFNRKIANDHASKLENCYGEKGKNIASKLEGCLPTISLVSMNAISTAYCNDVDPLMSFAQLTYGLGEQKDLLWGISTSGNSENILNAIMVANAKGMKTLGLSGKSGGEMKDLCSKIILVPEEETFKIQELHLPIYHALCAMTEAYFFEEK, from the coding sequence ATGAAAAACAAAAAAAGAACACAACTGGATATTTTTAATGAACTTCTCAATAGATATTCAAGCTTGGAGTGCTGCAAACAGGAGATATGGTCTGCATATGAATTAATTACTTATACCTATAAAACGGGAGGCAAAGTTTTAGTAGCTGGAAACGGTGGCAGTGCTGCAGATTCTGAACACATAGTTGGTGAAATGATGAAGTCGTTCCTGTTTAACAGAAAAATAGCTAATGACCATGCCAGTAAATTGGAAAACTGTTATGGCGAAAAAGGCAAGAATATAGCTAGTAAACTTGAAGGATGCTTACCAACCATATCGTTGGTATCAATGAATGCCATTTCTACTGCATATTGCAATGATGTAGATCCACTAATGAGTTTTGCTCAGTTAACATATGGATTAGGGGAGCAAAAAGATTTATTATGGGGAATAAGTACATCGGGAAATTCAGAGAATATACTAAATGCTATTATGGTTGCAAATGCCAAGGGAATGAAAACTTTAGGCTTATCCGGTAAAAGTGGAGGGGAAATGAAAGATTTATGCAGCAAAATCATTTTAGTTCCCGAAGAAGAAACATTTAAAATACAAGAATTACATTTACCTATATATCATGCTCTTTGTGCTATGACTGAAGCGTATTTTTTTGAAGAAAAATAA